TTTGCTAAGCCTCATACAGAAGTGCCAATTATATTAGGTTTGTAACTCAATGTTGATTGCCTCCATTATTTgtatgatgaaatatttttatcttttttttttatgtaaacttacgaTAATCAAGTTTATGAACATGCAGGGGAATGGTGGAAACAAGATATAGTCGACATATATGATGAGTTTCTTCAATCTGGAGGAGATCCAAACATTTCAGATGCTTATCTTATTAATGGTCAACCGGGCGATTTGTATCCATGCTCAAAACAAGGTTAGCATATACTTAGACTCAATGTCCTTATTGCTCATTTAGAATTCCAAACCAACTAGATGTCCAAGATTAGAATTTCTCTAATTATATTCTTAGCTACCTtataataaaatttctgtttcccTCGATAATTCCGGATGAAGAACGAACTCTTCTATAATCGTCTTTTCTACTAATATCATCATTTCATTGTCAAGTAGAAATaactttaataaattatttgccAGATTTCAGATAAATCTCCACGTAGACAAGATTTAGACTTATAATGTTGTTATTCCATCCAATATACACATAAATGGGTCGTGTTTTTCTCCTATCAGTCTCtgattgaaataaataaaaacacccATAAGGTAGGCGGCAGTGTCATAGCTAGGTTGACAGTGGCATCGTTGCAAGGTCGATAGCAATGGGGGCGAGCCCACCGGCGACACGCCGAAGGGGGTGCTAGAGGGCAGCGGCTGATTTGAGggagaaaggaaggaaggagaggGGAATCAAGGTTTCTAAAGTGCGTTTTCAATTGTGTGAGGGAAAGTCACGTTGGTGCAAATCGTTTTCCAAAACACCCCATCTCATAAGTGTGGGAAAGGAAAGCTCCTGCCAACTTCGCAGAGAACATGGCCCCAACCATGTACCAAAATCCAAAACCTTTCCCAATTATCCGTGTGAATCATTGCATTGCAATGACACCGGTAGGTCCCCGACGTTTCTATCAACGGTTAATGTCCCAGCCTGAGAAGTTTCAATCCCAGTTTGAATTATTGCATTGCCTAATAACGTGAATAAACCCTTTTTTACTGCCTTCCCTTTCACCGCTAGATACGTTCAAGCTGGTTGTGGAGTACGGCAAAAGCTACCTCCTCAGGGTCATCAACGCGGCGTTGCAAGACATCCTCTTCTTCGCGATCGCAGGTCACCAGGTCACAGTGGTTGGCACCGATGCTTCCTACACGAAGCCCCTGAAGGTCGACTACATCACCATCTCCCCAGGTCAAACCATCGACCTTCTCTTGGAGGCCAACCAGCCCAAGGACCATTACTACATGGCTGCTAGGGTTTACTCAAGTGCAACCGGCGTTGAGTTTGACAACACGACCACCACGGCCCTAATCCAATACAAAGGTCGATACACACCGTCCTCGCCTCCTCCTTTACCTTACCTTCCATACTACAATGATACGGCTGCATCGGTCAACTTCACCGGCAGGCTCCGGAGCTTAGCTAGCGGGGAACACCCGGTCCCTATCACCGTCCCGCAAACCGTGACCCACAAATTCCTGTTCACCGTCTCAGTGAACACGTTCCCTTGCGTGAACGACTCGTGTGCCGGGCCCAACGGGTCCCGCCTCGCTGCAAGCGTGAACAACATAAGCTTTGTGTCCCCGTCGATCAGCATACTCCAAGCCTATTACTACCACATCAAGGGCGTGTTCGGCACCCGGTTCCCGAGTAAGCCCCCGCTCGAGTTTAACTATACTGCAGATTACCTCCCACTGGCCGTGAGGACGCCACGAAACGGGACGGAGGTCAAGGTGCTCAAGTACAATGCGACAGTGGAGATGGTCTTTCAGGGGACCAACGTGGTGGCGGGGACCGATCATCCCATGCACCTCCATGGGACCAGCTTTTACGTGGTGGGGTGGGGATTTGGCAATTTCGACAAAAAGAAGGAccccaaaaaatataatttggtGGACCCTCCATTGCAGAATACCATCGCGGTGCCCAAGAATGGATGGGCCGCGGTGAGATTCCAAGCCTTCAATCCAGGTACAACTATTGCAACGCTAATGTTAACTCGATTCTTTAGTTCAATTGAAGGAATAATAATATGGCTTTTTGGGGGGGAAAACATCTTTTTCAGGAGTTTGGTTCATGCATTGTCATCTCGAACGACACTTGTCATGGGGCATGGAGATGGCATTCATCGTTAAGGATGGCCCGACCTCAGAGTCGCAGATGCTTCCACCTCCGCCGGGCATGCCTCCGTGCTGATGTAATGGAACATATGGGTTGTTATTAGTCCCCGTTTGAAGTGTTCTTGTTGAGACGTCAatcttttatatttcatttttgttagtTTGCAGTATTTGAAAGTTTAAGGGGGCATCTGAATCGGAATTCAGTTGCTGTCCTAATCAAGACACGCAATGCTTGATTTGTCCGGTCATAAGAGGAGAAGTTGtaggattgtttttttttttttttccgtttttgaGCGGAAGAAATGTACTCTTCTCATTCTCTATACTTGTTGTAAGAAGTTGCTGATCAAGAATAAAACAACCTGTGATCATATTATATCCACAGGCTGCGTATGCAACATTAGTCCAAACAACATTAACAATATAGTAAATTTACATACCTTTGTGTACGTCATggattacccaaaaaaaaaaaaaaaaatcttttttagtTTGGTATTCAAAGCAACGGCAAGATCCCAGTAATAATCTCTTAAGGATACTAATTTAGGTTGAGAAAAGCATGCGTGTAAGGCTCAGGAAACTAAAAACATATTTTCTCCATGAATCTATGCATACATGGACCCTAATTAATTGAATATCCAAGTTGGTACGCTCCTCAACTTTGATATATGGAGGTTGTTAGGGATTGTATCTCGTAAACTTGTCAATCAAGACTCGTGAAATATGCTTTCAAGATGTAagtttctaattgacaaaggcTGTTATCCTTAGTGCGTCGTCTTTTAGTTTCTATACCGACTCATAGGCATTCTTACTAGGTTTTAGATATATAATTCGTGTTCTACGACCGCTTGTTGATAATAACACCCTCCAATCTATTTTCACTATGGATAGAGCAAACATGAAATTTGTTTCCAATCTCAAAGTTGTACCAAAGTGCGTCCTTGTAGACATATTTATACTTTAAAATTGCCAAGAATATTGcgaaaaaaatgttataaaaaTCTCTTAATCTAAATCTCAATCTAATCATCCTCGTCCTACATTATCAAGAATTTCATTTATCACAAGTCAAAGGTTGATTCTCTCTTTTTACGTGCTTGAaactcctctcttttttcctacGTAATACAtgtcctctcttttcttctagtGTACATGGGCAAAAGTACCGCGAGTAACCTATGGCAAATTAAGATAAAGTGCGCCGAAAATGGAATCGAAGTTTCATGAGGATTGCATCCCAAgatcattcttctttttgtgtAGATTTTCTCAGTTGTATTTCTTGAAGCCAAAGTCGCTATCAATGTTGGCAAACGAGAAGCGACTCTTTCCCATTACAACATGGAAAAGTTGTGTCCACGTTTTATACGTACGCTCTTTCATTCTTCCCCCAATTCATAGTCTGACCCCAATTACGCCAAGACGAGTCGATCGATGTACGTTCTTCACTTACATATAGGCTTCACAGGCTTCTTGGTTTCGCTTCGAACAACTTGTTTGAATCCAGCCCAAACATGTGTGTCCCAGAGGGCCGAAGCCAATCGACCAATGAATTTAAGAGCCTTGAACATATGGCGTTTCTTTCGAGCACTCAACGACTAAACcgaaaaatgaccaaagttgAGGGTTTTTTCGCTCGGCTAATACGACAAGTTAAGGTATATTTTTTCAGCTTCGCCCttttgtaaattaaatttgttCGGAATTGCCTATCGATCGTGATGTGGGGTTAGTTTTCGCCACACCAAGCAACGAcatcaaagaataaaaaattaaacccTAAATTTCAACAGCAtgcagcaaaaaaaaaacacaaataccTAGTTTAAGTACCTATATTTaggggtgtgtgtgtgtgtgtctatatatgaATGGATACACGATCCATGTTTACCAGAGCTAAATATACATGAGTTTTTGCTTTGGAATAGGGAACCCATTCACCTAAATAAGTTAattctaaaataataaatactACTTTGAGTACACTAAAAGTATTTATTTAGGTCATGTCCAGGGGTTTATAATCACTAATATTCTGATTCTCTCGATTCTTCACTTCACAGCTTTACTTTTTGTCCAACTGATTTGTGAAAAGATCTTAAATGTGACATGGCATTTATTTTACAACATGGTTATAATAAAGTATAGTGTTATAATGTATTAAGAAAGATGAGCTATAATGCTTTTTGTTACATATTACAAGATTGCTAAAAAAATGTGTCGTGGTCTTAACTAAGTATAAACGGTAAAGAGAGGGCCGTGCCTTGGACGGGCCCCAAAAACTAGGTccataaaactattttttatgaAACTGGGCTTCGATTCTGGACTCTTGTCCTCCTGCTTATCGTATATCATTTTAGACTCTTGTTCTGATAATTTGCGAAAGAGCAACTTTATTAATCAGAGGAAAGTATGAGCATATGTGGTCAACAGGAATGTTGCACTTACGAGAAAGAGTCATgtcattttgaaaaatggaaaacattttcctcacttaatctatcttatctcacacctctacaaatcctcactttctcctcccttcttcttcttttttttttttcattcgaattattttttaattttctttttctttttaattcgaattatttttaatttcatttttattttctatttcatttttctttttctttttattttctttgttttccatcttcctttttcttggctAGTTGTTGGACCAAGTGAACCTCAAGCTCGTTGATCTCAAACCCGCGCTCGTCAACCTAGCTAGCCTCAAGCTTGACACTTGCGCTCACCAATCTGGGgagcataaaatattttccgaaacattttcagattttagctgaacacgagaaaatattttctagaaatggcttattttccgtgaaatgaacggACTCTAAGTGTACGCATAACAATCATGTGGCCACGTGATTAATTCTCTCGGTTCCAGGTGTAAATTAATTCCTCCCTGTTCTAAAAAATTCAAGTTAATATCCTAAAACGGTCAAATCATACTATTCTTCTTTGATTGCCTGTATCTttgttttaatataataaattgaaattatttctTACCTgtgttttattttaataattaaaagtaGAATCTTGCATATGTGCCACACCTGCGTGTTAATTACTGACGAAAGGGCCTGAATGGACAATTCCTATGAATTAGTGGATTTGGTTGGGAAAAAAAAGTCAAACTGGACTAATTCCTAAAGGACAAAAGGACACGATTTTCAAACTTCACCGTGAAATTATGCAATGTCAGTAATTGTCGATATTGTACGACAGGAGAACTCAAACTCGAAAGCGTGACAAGTATTGAGAAATTCCATATAGAAGAGAAAAATGCGCAAATATTCTATGGAGTCCATCGCAAGATATGTTTAGAAGGACGAACTTCATTTACGACGATCTCTATCATTGacataattattatttataaataattttttcttaagtTGCTCCTGGGACGGCCACTATTCCATtaataacaattttaaaaaaagcatATCGAATAATGTCCTACTCACAAAATATACTtctaacaaataaaaatcagtCGGAGTAAGAAAATACTCGTAGTTAAATACCTCCACtgatcaaaaaattcaaaagaaaacccCACTCGTCATACTCGTCAATAAACCCCCGAAGCCAACTATGAACTCAATGCGAATCGGCTCCAGTAGGACTTAAATTTGATGtatagatcattttttttttagcaaaatgtatagatcataatttatttatttttgtatagATCATATTGAATGCATGAAAATGTATTctgaaatgataaaagaaagCTATGCATGACATGTCATGAAGTCGACACAGCTTCTGCCAACTTCTTATATTTTTACATGGACTGGGTAGAAATGAACGGCCCAGAGAGAACATATATTCAAACCGGCACGAGCTTAGGATAGTCAAAAGTGGGCAGCCAAAATCTGGTCAATTTCGAGAGGCTGGACTGATAGTGCGACGATGTAACTCCAGGAGCACAGACCGTTCAAACTTCAAAGTACGTCCTTTGACCAGGCTCGAATAATTTGTTAGATGATGACATGCGCTCGGACGAAAATGAGGCTCGTTTTTCCCCCGTGAAGAAAATGTGGTTTTGACGAACAGATGAAGGTCGCCCATGCATGAGAACGTTAACGATGGATTTCCACTGTCGGAGTTCGGATTTTGAAGGAAAGGTGTAGAAGCAGAATTAGGAGaccaaaatacaaaaatatatgattAATAAAGGGACACGATTCCCGACCAatggcttacattaattaattgattttctatgttAAATAATTGGATTATATTTGTTAAACCATTAAGTGATCttattaaattgagtttttgcATCTATTAATAACAGGTTTAATTGAGTAGTAAAGTGTAGACAATTgtgttctttaccaaaaaaaaaaaaaaagtgtaggcaattgtgtttaattgaAACTCGTAATAGGAGAGACCCAATTGACACACTATTGATTAGGGTTTACTAGATCCCATATCTAGCCTATAAAAATGGTAGGTTATGCCTAATTGTTGCTTAATCCTATAAAAAGCTGTTATACTGAAAtagataatagaaaaaaaaaatctggtaTTCCAATAGATCTTTGATTaaagatatatttttttcttcaagtgaagtaaTGGCTCAAACATATACGTTTTAATTCCGATATACATATCTATGTTGgtgttttacagtcatatatggATCTAATTGTTCTTGGttaattagttatttatgtGGATAATTTTCTACAGTCTTTTGTACTTTATTTagttatattgaaaaatttgagCAAAGTATCATCCTCATATGCTTCTCAGTGAGCTCCTCAGTCGACATATGTGTTATAAATGATAAAGGAATGGTCATGGTGTAACCATGACATCTCTTGAAATATTTGGATCTTAAATGATCCTTATTAGGGGTGATCAATTCTAGAGTGAATAGATTCTAGCtttgaaacctaaaacctaccctatTATATTCAGTTCTCTATTTTTGAACGCTGAAATCCTACTTTCTTTGCTTGGAACCAGTTCTGAAACTTACCATGTTTTTTCGATTCAATTCCAAGGTCTACTTAAgaacctatttatttttttcctttttttgtttattttttacagCAAAATCATATGAGACTATGAATAACAAAACAATTCAAAGTAAACAATGAACAA
The window above is part of the Eucalyptus grandis isolate ANBG69807.140 chromosome 6, ASM1654582v1, whole genome shotgun sequence genome. Proteins encoded here:
- the LOC104449552 gene encoding laccase-14; translation: MEMRCSGGVQMLQILGLVLVLGIPNCEAVLRHKFVIKETNYTRLCSTKSILTVNGQFPGPTLYAHKGDTVIVDVYNKANYNVTIHWHGVKQPRNPWHDGPEYITQCPIKPGGKFTQNVTFSLEEGTLWWHAHSDWTRATVHGAIIVYPKKSTSYAFAKPHTEVPIILGEWWKQDIVDIYDEFLQSGGDPNISDAYLINGQPGDLYPCSKQDTFKLVVEYGKSYLLRVINAALQDILFFAIAGHQVTVVGTDASYTKPLKVDYITISPGQTIDLLLEANQPKDHYYMAARVYSSATGVEFDNTTTTALIQYKGRYTPSSPPPLPYLPYYNDTAASVNFTGRLRSLASGEHPVPITVPQTVTHKFLFTVSVNTFPCVNDSCAGPNGSRLAASVNNISFVSPSISILQAYYYHIKGVFGTRFPSKPPLEFNYTADYLPLAVRTPRNGTEVKVLKYNATVEMVFQGTNVVAGTDHPMHLHGTSFYVVGWGFGNFDKKKDPKKYNLVDPPLQNTIAVPKNGWAAVRFQAFNPGVWFMHCHLERHLSWGMEMAFIVKDGPTSESQMLPPPPGMPPC